The Actinomycetota bacterium region CCAATATTGTTATTTTCCCCGAGTTTTGCTTCTATAAGGACTGTGGAATTAATAACAGTATTTTTACCGATATGGCAGTCATATAGCTGAGCAGACGGACCAATAATGCATCCGCTCCCAATTGTGGATTTTCCATATATAAAAGTATTGGGATGGATTATCACATCCCTTGAAATAACTACCTCGTCCCCGATATAAGCCGATTCAGGGTCAGTCATACTTACACCCGAAAACTTCATCAGTTCTTCGTTTATCCTTCTCTGCATTATTTTTGTAACCCCTGATAATGCAAGTCTGTCGTTTACCCCCAGCGCTTCCAGAGCATCTTCAGCTTTCAAAGCCGCTGCTTTGTGTCCGTCTTTTATCATTTCCTCAATTATGTCCGTCAGATAAAACTCGTTCTGGGAATTATCAGTTTTCAGTTTTTTCAAATAATCAAATAAAGCTGCTGCTTTGAAACAGTAAATTGAAGAATTGATCTCGCATATTTTCTTCTCACTGTCGCAGGCATCTCTTTCTTCAACTATTCTTATGACCTCGTCTTTTTCATTTTTTACAATCCTTCCATACCCGTAAGGATCTTCAATCATTGAAGAGAGAAGAGAACATGAAAGATTTTTATCGTGCTGACTGTCAATCAGTTTTTCAAGTGTTTTGCTCTTTATGAGCGGACTGTCACCGGGCAGAACCATCACATCATCCCAGTCGCTGTCATAATATTTCCTTACCATATTTACTGCATGTCCGGTTCCGAGCTGTTCTTCCTGAAAAACAGGTATCGCCATAGGAAAATTTTCATTCAGATATTTTTCAAGTTCTTCATGTCCGAATCCTGTCACGACATATACTCTGGATGGATTCAGTTTACAAGCTTCTTTTAAAACATAATGGATCATGGGTTTGTCGAGGATCCTGTGCAATACTTTTGGAGTATGGGAAAGCATTCTTTTGCCTTTTCCGGCAGCAAGCACCACTATTATAAGATTTTTACAAGCCTTCATATTAATCTATCAGTTATAATTGCCTGAATTCAAACAAACAGATTAGCATTTTAACAAAAAATATAAAATTACAAAAATTCTCCGCCTCCAATTTCTTTTGATATAATTCTAAAGCTTTCATCAAAAAAAATTGTCAGATAAATGAGATTATTGCATTTATTGCCAAGAACCTCTTTTCTTATCATAAAAGAGGAACCTGAAGGGGCTTCGTCACTTTCATAGACTCTGGAGAAATCACTTGTTTTTCTTAATCCCACACTTATTTCTTCACCACATCTTTTGCATCTTACGCCGATTCTGATAAAATTGTCTTCCCGGCTGGAAGGCTGTGCAAAAAAATTTTTAAATTTTTTTAAGAAAGATGCCATTTTCTTAAGAAAAACCCCGATTACTTAAATATTACAGTTTTTTTGGCTTAATATCTTTATTAGCCGTATCTTTTCATTTAAATAAAACAGAAACAGCAAACATCTGAAATTATACCAGATATATTTTAAATTTATTATGATTTTAAAAAAATAAAACAGGCATCTTATTTCATATTATTTAAAATCAAGAGTAATTTTTTCGCCCATTGTGAATTATCGCTTGCCTTTCAGTTAAATCCCGGCGCTTTGAGTGCTGCAAAAAGGATTTTCATGGACTGACATCTCTTTTTGCTTCAAGATCAAGAAGTTTCCTTTTTAGTGGTATGCCGCTTGAAAAATTACCTATATCTCCGTTTGACTTGATAACTCTGTGACATGGCACTATAAGTATTAACGGATTTTTACCAAGCGCATTTCCCACGGCTCTGTATGATTTTGGCTTTCCTGCCTGTCTGCAAACTTTTTCTGAAAGCTGTTTATAGCTTATTTTATTTCCATAATCTATTTCTTTTGCTTTATTCCAGACAGTCTGCTCAAACACGGTTCCTGTAAGAAAAAACGTTCTGATATCAATGTTTTTTCTTTTCCCGGATAAAAAATCACTTACAGCTGAACTGATCATGGAATTTTTCCTGTATTCCAGAACCGGATTATCATTATTTTTTCTTAATTTTTCCAGATAATTGTCAAAGTTATCTTTTCCAACACCAAGATAACAGATACTGGTTTTGCCGGGATCGCCATCAGGCAGGGAAGAATCATTTTTATAGATGCAGTAAAAATTTTCGTTCCCTGTTTTAAAATCAAAATAATTTAAATTCATATCAGCACTCAAATTCCTTTCTTGCTTTTATTCCATTTTCAAAAGCATGTTTTACCGGTTTCATTTCCGTAATCGTATCGGCAATTTTTATTGATTCGGCAGGCGCATAGGCACCGGTCAGTATCACGGCAAGATTATCGGGTTTTTGTAAAAGAAGGTCTACAGTAATCAGGCCTTTTTTTATTTTTTATAACATTCATCTTCAAGCATGTGATTTTTATGATTTCCCGATTATTGCTATTAAAATACTTTTTAAAAAATGAAAATTAAAATATATACAAAAAAAAGATATATTACTTCCGCTATTTCCACAACAGCCCCTATTGCATCTCCTGAAAGCCTGCCTATTCTTTTAATAAGAAACTTTCCCGCTGTTTCTGTGAAAAGCGCTATCATGAAAATTATTATCAGACTTTTTAATACAGGGATAAGCACAAACAACAGGCTGCTGTCGCTTACAGACAGGGAGGTATTTATAATTATGCTGCTGAAATTGTTGAATAGAAAATTTTCCTTTAGAAAATATCCCGCTGCTGCATTAGACAGTATGTAAAATACAGACAGATAAACAGTTGTGGCAAAAAAAGCCTTTTTATTTCCATTCCCAATAAAGATACCGGTAAGACTTCCTGAAGACGCATAACCTGAAAATCTTGCAAAATGAAAATTTATTGTCCATCTTGAAAGTAGAGGCATCATCGAAAAAAAAGCAGTGAAGTTAATAAGTTTTATTACATCAAATGAGGGCAGAGAAGAAAAGTAGCTTTGAATACTACTGCCGGTATTTCCTGTAATATCAGTGTTTTTCAGAAGTTCAATGCTTTCAGTGTTCCGGGATAAAATAATAAAAATAATATAGACGATAGCAATCTTGAAAACAAACAGGAAGACAAGCGAAATTACTCCGAAAGCTCCTATATCGCTTTTTTTCATGATTTCCGTTATTTTTTCTTTATTTTTTTTGCCTGAAAATATTCCATCGGAAGTATCGGCAAGGCCGTCAAGATGCATTCCTCCCGATAAGAAAACTTCAGCAAGAACTGCAATGATGATGCATAAAATCCCGGGGAATATAAAGCCGGCAATCCAGAAAACAAATGAACAGAGAAGTCCTATGATTAACCCGACAAGGGGGAAATAATACAGGATTTTATGGAATATTTTTTCATCAATATATGATTTTTCAGAAATCCTGAAGATTGTAAGAAAGCCAAGAGCATTTAAAAAGACTTTCACTTATTTAATCCTTATACTGTTTCCGGCAATAAAAAAATAAATTTCATCTGAAATTTCAGATATCATTATATTTATCATACCCATTATATCCCTGAATATTCTGCCCAGAGGGTATGAAGGAACGATTCCCATGCCGACTTCATTTGAGACAATTATGAATTCAATATTTTTTTCTTCTGAAATATTCCGGCACATTTCCAGAAATATGCTGAAAAATTCCTTTACTTCTTTTTCTGCCTGCTTTTCCAGTTTGTTGCTCACTATTTCAGACTCATCTATTTTAAATTTATGTATTATTCTGAAAAGCAGAATGGTTATGCAGTCAATTAAAACAACGTCATGCATGTTTTCAAGAATTTTATCAAATATTTTTTTCATGTCTTCCGGTGCAGGATGTCTTTTCTCAATTTCATATGTCTTCCATGTAGATGGTCGTCTCTTCCTGTGCGACGCTACTCTTTTCTTCATTTCATCATCTATTATTTCTGATGTCGCCAGATATGCGACATTCCGGGACATTTCCTGAGCCATCTTTTCGGCATAAGAACTTTTTCCGCTTCTGGCACCTCCCAGTAAAAAAAATATATTGCCCATATTAATCCTCGCTACTCATCTTGCTTTTTATTTGCGGCTGTTGATTTTTTATTCTGATTTTCCGGAAACCCTGGCTTCCGAAAATGTAGCCATTTCATTCATTATTCTGACAGATGCTTCAGCAAAACCCATCCCAAGCGCTGCTCCGGTTCCTTCTCCCAGTCTCATATCCAGATTAAATAATGGCTTAATCCCGAGTTCTGAAAGTATAACCGTATGCCCTTTTTCGACAGACTGATGGGAAGCAATCATGAAATGCCTGCTGTTCGGACATAATTTTAAAGCTATAAGAGCTCCTGCGCTTGAAATAAAACCGTCTATTACAACCGGGACTCTGTTTAATGATGCTCCGATAATCAGTCCTGCAATACCCCCTATTTCAAAACCGCCCACTTTGGAAAGAACATCAAGTGCGTCATCGGGATCGGGCTTGTTTATTTCTATTGCTTTTTTAATGACATTTACTTTATTTTGAAGTCCTTTTTCATCCAGTCCTGTCCCGCTGCCGGTGACCTCGGCAACATCGGCATTACAGAGAACAGCTGCGATTGCTGAGCTTGCAGTGGTGTTTCCTATTCCCATATCTCCTGTTCCTATGATATCAGTGCCGGTAATATGATTTGTACCGGTAATATGATTTGATTTTTTCCGGGAGGCAAAATTATACGTTTCCATGCCGTGGAGTATGCTCAGTATTGCTTCTTCTCTTGTCATGGCAGAGCCTTTTGCCATATTTCTTGTGCCGTAACCTATTTTTTTATTGATTAAAAAAGGATGTTCCTCAAAATCATAATTTACCCCCATGTCAACAACCATGACTCTGGCCCCTATATGATTTGCAAGAACATTGATTGCAGCTTTTCCGTTTAAAAAATTCTTCACCATCTGAGGAGTGACTTCCTTTGGATAGGCGCTTATTTTTTCATCGGTTACTCCGTGATCGGCTGCCATCGTGAATATGATCTTATTATCAAAACCGCCGACAAGCTTTCCGCTTATTCCGGCTATTTGTCTGGCAAGCTCTTCAAGCCTGCCAAGGCTACCCCTTGGCTTGGTGAGATCATCCAGTTTTTCCTGAGCCTGCTTTAATGCACCGCTGTCCAATGTTCCGACCCTGTTTATATTTTCTTCAAGCTGTGAAAAGAGTTTTTCTTCATTTTTACTATTATGAGAATTCATTTTTCCCTTTCTGATTATAACTGAAATTTCAAATAAAAAATCCCTGCTGCCCTTACATGAAAAGTAAAAACATCAAGGATTATAATGAATTACATATAATCCTTTCTCTTTCCACGAAGAAAGTCATATCTTTAAAAAAGGCAGGTCTTCTGGCTCTCGGTTTCTCCTACTCCCTGCACCTTCCCGCCTATATGATTATAAGCAGTGGCATATTGCATGTTTCGTCCCGATTACAGCGGCGGGCCCGCGTTCGATTTTAACGAACTTCCCTTTTAATTCCTTAATAAACCTTTTTTTAGATAATAAAATCAAAGAGCAATAATCTTTAACCGACAGTTATGCTTTTTAATAAATCAAATATTAGTTACTTGTAAACATTCTGTCAAAACAAGTTAATTTTAAACCTTTTAAATTATCTGCAGGTCTGCACTTTGCGGCAAAACCTGCAGATAGTGATTTAAATATTTATTTCTTTATATTATAGAAAGCTTTGATTCCGGGATACTGCGCTTCTTCGTCAAGTTCTTCTTCTATTCTGAGAAGCTGATTGTATTTTGCAACTCTGTCTGTCCTTGAGGGAGCTCCGGTTTTTATCTGGCCTGCATTGGTGCCTACCACAACATCGCATATTGTAGTATCTTCGGTTTCGCCTGAACGATGGGAAATGACTGCAGTATAGCCGGCTCTCTTAGCCATTTCAATTGCTTCCAGTGTTTCTGTAAGAGTGCCTATCTGGTTTAATTTTATAAGAATGGAATTTGTTACTCCCATTTTTATGCCTTTCCCCAGTCTTTTTGTATTTGTTACAAAAAGATCATCTCCGACCAGCTGTACCTTGCTGCCTATTTTGTCGGTAATCATTTTCCAGCCATCCCAGTCTTCTTCAGCCATACCGTCTTCAATCGAAATGATTGGATATTTTTCAACAAGTGAAGCATAGTAATCAACCATTTCAGAAATTGACAGGATTTTACCTTCACCCTCAAGATGGTATTTGTTATCCTTGAATAATTCTGTTGCCGCAGGGTCAAGAGCTATAAATATATCTTTTCCGGCTGCATATCCTGCCTGCTCAATTGCCCTCAGTATATATTTGATTGCATCTTCATTTGTTTTGAGATTGGGCGCAAATCCTCCTTCATCACCAACAGCTGTATTCAGACCGTCCTTTTTTAGAACAGATTTCAGCGTATGAAATACTTCGGCGCACATTCTGAGAGCTTCTGAAAAAGTAGCAGCCCCTGCAGGCATAACCATAAATTCCTGGAGGTCAACCGTGTTATCAGCATGTTTTCCGCCATTTAATATGTTCATCATCGGAACCGGAAGAGTGTGAGCATTTACTCCGCCGATATATTTATACAAAGGCATCTCAAGAGAAAAAGCAGCAGCTTTTGCAACTGACAGAGAAACGCCAAGAATTGCGTTTGCGCCGAATCTGGCTTTGTTTTCTGTTCCATCAAGATCAATCATCAGTTTATCTATAGTCCTCTGGTCAATTGCATCATATCCTTCCAGCTCAGGCGCAATATAATTATTGACATTCTCAACTGCTTTGAGAACACCTTTTCCAAGATATCTCTTATTGTCTCCGTCTCTTAATTCCACCGCTTCAAAAGCGCCTGTGGACGCTCCGGAAGGAACTGCGGCTCTTCCCACAGCTCCGCTTTCAAGCACTGTTTCGACCTCAACAGTGGGATTGCCCCTTGAATCAATTATTTCCCTTGCATGTACATCCAGTATGCTTGTATACTCACTCATTTTTTTCCTTTCAACATAATTTAAATACACTTATTTTCAGTTATTAAAAACAATATATTTTTTATTGTATTCAATATATTTTTTAAAAACACTTAATATTATCAAAAAAAGCAACTATTTCAAAATCAAAATAATAAATCCGGAAATATCTTTAAAGGTCTTTAAATTATAAATTATTTTTGACAAAAACTTATCGTAAAATATAATAAATTATCTATACATACTTATTCAATTAATATGAAAAATATGATTTTTTCATTTTTTACTGTTTTGAATTAATTTAAAAAAGATACCATTAATAATCTGAATGCCGAACCGGAAGAACAATAGTTTGGCATTATTTTCAACATCTTAAACAACAGGTGAAAGACATGTATAAAGCAAAGCATATAGCCGGGCATCATGAAAAAGCATTAAGAGTTTTTTATTGTTTTTTGGCAGCAATTCTGGTCTTTACCGGTATATCGCTTACCGCATGTAGCAGAGAGACAGTTTCGCCGGAAACAGTCAGTGTGGTAAAGAGCACTATTTCCCAAGTAATCGATGCAACCGGAAATGTAGATTCATCAGAATATAAGAATCTTTCAGTTCCGGCATCAGGCAGAGTAATAAAATCTGTCAAAAAAGGCGATTCGGTAAAAAAAGGAGAAATACTGATAGAAATTGACGACAGAAGAACCAAACTGCTTATAAGCCAGACTGAGGAAAACATTGCAATAGCTGAAAGTTCTCTTAAAATGGCAAAGCTTAATTATCAGAGTGCGCTTGATGCAAATCATATAGCAGTACAGCTTTCAAAAGATAATAATGATATGGCTTCCCAGTCTGTTAAAAGCGCGCTTACCGCTTTGGAAAATGCAAATAATCTTGGTTCAATATCGATACAGAATGCCGGTAATTCTCTTGCAGACGCGCAAAACTCATACAATCAGACAATAAGCCAGGCAAAAACTGCACTTGAACAGGCAAATTATCAGCTCATTACTGCAAAAAACAATGGTCTCACGGGGGTGGCTCTCGCGCAGTATGAATCAGCGGTAGCTAATGCACAGGCTTCTTATAATAGCGCGGTTGCAGCCGCTGAAGCATCAATAAATTCTGCCGCTTCAGCTGTCAGCCAGGCAGAAGCAAGCGCACGCTCCGGCAGCGAGAGCGCAGAAGAAGCATACAGGCAGGCACTCATCAGCCAGTCAGCAACCTACTGGAATACCATTGCCAGCATTGAGCAGGCTGAAAGCCAGATAAAAGCAGCTCTGGAAAGTATAAATACAGCAGAGATTCAGGTAAATATTGCCGGAATAAATCTAGATATAGCAAAACTTGACCTGGAAAACACAGCAATAAAAATGCCTTTTGACGGAATCGTGCAGAACATCAGTTTCACTGAAGGAGAATATCTTTCTCCGGGAATTTCTGCAGTTACCGTATTTAGCAATGAGCTTGAAGTAAAAACAAATATTGAAGAATCAGATATATCAAAAATAAAAACCGGCCAGAAAACAGAAATAACTTTCGATGCATTTCCGGATGAGGTTTTTGCGGGTGAAGTAAAAGAAATATCGAGAGTATCAAATAATCTTGCAGGAGTTATAACTTTTCCGGTTACAATAGAAATTACTGACGAAAAAAAAGATTTGCTGATGCACGGAATAAGTGCAAATATAACAATTTTCATAAGGGAGAAAAGCGATATTCTTGTAGTTCCTTCAATAAGCATTTTTGAGGAAAACGGAAAAAGTTTTGTTTATATGTATGATCCTTCACTGAAGGAAGGGTTTACGATAAAAGAAGTAAAAACCGGTGTGAGCGACTTTGAAAACACTGAAATAGTATCAGGATTAAGCGAGGGGGAAGAAATATTTCTTGTAAAGCCTGAGAGTGAAAGAACAAATATTTTTTCCGGATAATAAATTTTAATATTATATAAATAAGAATAAAGCTACTTATTCATCTGGAACATGCAAAACGGTATGATGCCGGACGATTTTTGTAAAATGAGATATGCAGATCGGAATATGGCAAAAAACATTATAAAAATTAAACAGATAACCAAAACCTACAGGCTGGGAAAAATACAGGTAAAAGCTTTGAGAGGCATTGATCTTGATATAAATGAAGGTGAATTTGTATCAATAATGGGACCTTCAGGCTCAGGCAAATCAACATTGATGAATCTTATCGGGTGTCTTGATGCCCCTACTTCCGGCAGATATTATCTGGAAGACACTGACGTAAGCAAGCTCAATGATAATCAGCTTGCAGCTATAAGAAACAGCAAGGTCGGATTTGTTTTTCAGACCTTTAATCTGCTTCCGAGACTAAGCACATTTCAGAATGTCGAGCTTCCCACTATATATTTTTCAAAAAAGATAGCAAACAAAAGCAGGAAAATATATGACTACATAACGTCTGTCGGTCTGAAAGGCAAAGAAAAGAACAAACCTAATGAACTTTCGGGCGGAGAAAGACAGAGAGTAGCAATAGCGCGGGCATTAATAAACGATCCTACAATAATTCTTGCTGACGAGCCCACAGGCAATCTTGATTCCAGAACCGGTGAAGAAATAATGGCAATATTTCAGCAGCTAAACAAAGAAGGAAAAACAATAATACTTGTAACACACGAACTTGATATTGCACATCATACAGAAAGAATCATATATCTCAGAGACGGAATGATAATAAAAGAAGAAAAAGTAGACAAACCTGTAAATGCACGCGAGCTGCTGGAAAAAATGCCAAAGATAGAAGATAAAATAAATTCGGGAGCTTAAAAATGGGTTCCTTCAGTGAAAATATAAAAATAGCTTTTCAGTCTCTTTTTTTAAACAAACTGAGATCCGTTCTGACGATGCTTGGCATTATTATCGGCGTCGGTGCGGTTGTTGCCGTAATGTCTATCGGTTCCGGAGCACAAGATTCAGTCATAGCAAGCATTCAGGGAATAGGCTCTAATCTTATAATTATTATTCCCGGAAGCTCACAGGAAGACATGGGAGCATTAAATCAGTTCAGCACAGCAAATAAAGAATCTCTTAAACTTGAGGACGTGGAAGCAATAAAAAAATATTCAAGGCATGTCAGAGGAGTAATCCCTGTAATCTTAAGTGCGGCTCCTGTCACATATTTTAACAAAGGAATAAATGCTTCCGTCTATGCCTCCAGCGAAGATGCCGAGAAAGTATATAATTTTGAGATTGAAAGAGGCAAATTTTTCTCAAAAAGCGATGTTGCAAATTCAGCTAATGTCGCTTGTATCGGCCCTACCGTTTCAGACAAACTTTTCGGAGATGAAGATCCTCTGGGAAAGACAATGAAAGTAATGGGCAGGAATTTCAAGATAATAGGAACCATAAAATCAAAAGGAACCAATATGTTCGGCCAGGATCAGGATAATGCTATGGCTGTTCCAATAACAACTGCCATGAACAAGCTTTACGGCCAGAAATATCTCAGCATGATAATAGCAGATACGGAAACTGAAAAAGATATTGATATTGCAAGTGAAGAAATAATAAGGATTTTGAGAAAACAGCATGGCCTTAAAGGCAGCGATAAAAATGATTTTTCCATTCAGAGCCAGACAGAGATACTTGAAGCTTTAAGCACTGTAACAAATATTTTCACCATTACAATCGGAAGCATAGCCGCCATATCGCTGCTTGTGGGAGGCATCGGGATTATGAATATAATGCTTGTATCTGTTACAGAAAGAACCAGAGAGATCGGTATCAGAAAAGCAATAGGGGCAAAAAACAGGGATATACTTATTCAGTTTCTGACAGAAAGCGTTGTGTTAAGTATGAGCGGCGGAATAATGGGTATAATATTTGCAGGGATAATAGCCCTTGTTTTAAACAGATATTCCCCCATTGCCGCAACAATTTCACCTTTTTCGATACTGCTTGCTGTTTCTTTCTCCACTTTTGTAGGCTTGTTTTTTGGAATATATCCGGCGATGCGTGCTGCCGGACTTAATCCAATAGAAGCGCTGAGATTTGAATAATATTTATTTAAGAATCAGCTTTTTGTTTAAAATTATCAATTGTCTCATTGAAGAAGTTTTTTACTCTTCCCGATTCATAGGAAAGAAAACTTCCTGCTTCCTTAAAACCCTGTTCTATTTTTTCGGATAGTTCTTTTCTTGTTTCTCTTCCTGATTTGGGTGCAACAAGAATTCCCACTGCAACTCCAACACCTAATGCAAGCAACATAAAACCAAAGACATCACATTTTTTCATATATTCCCGCTTTCCGGTAAAAGATTATAAATATCATTATAATTATTATAATTTGCTTTAACTATTTTTCAGCTGACTGCTGGGATGACTGTGCCGCTTTCCTGGCTCTTCTTTTATTTCTTCCCCTTATTGAGCCCCATACAATAAGAATCACTATCCCGGCAAGTACAAGCAAAGGACTTATGGCAATAAAGAAGAAAGCTATTCCGTTAAGCACCTTCACTGCACCTTCAGCGCCTCTTTTAACAGAATTTATAAATCCTCCGCCTTCAATGGGCGCTACCACTTCAGGTTCGTAAAGATTTATGTCAATAGTGGAAAGGCTCACCATATTGTCAAGATAATTCATTCTTCCTTTTATTACTTCAATTTCTCCCTGCACATAGCTAAGTTCTTTCTGTACTTCTATGCTGTCTGAAACATCTGTGGATTTAGCCATAAGATCAAGAAGGACTTTTTCCTGTGCTTCATAATTTCTAAGCCTGCTTTCAAGATCAACATATTCCTGTGTGACGTCCTGGCCGGAAATTCCAATGGATTTCACATCCCCGATCTTCTTAATCTCTTCAACAACTGAATTGAATTTTTCGCTGGGAACCCTTATGGCAATCCTTCCGCTTGATATGTTCCCTTCAGGGTTGGAGTAGCTTTCAGTATCGCTTACAAATCCTCCATTGCGTTCAGCGATTATGGTCATCTCAAGCATTTTGTCCTGAAAGCTTCCCTTTTCAACCTGGATTGAAATATAGGCAGATCTAATTATTTTAAGTGAAACAGAAGAAGTCACTCCCCCTGATCTTTCACCATCGCCGGCTATTTCTCCTTCGGCATTTTCATACATATAGGCATCTTCGGCCGGTTCAGCCATTTTTGCGCTTTCTGAATAATAACTCTCCTCTGCCATAGCAGATGACTGATCTCTTAAAGCTCTTGAGCTTGCACAGCCTGTAAAAATAATTGCAAAAGATATTATTAAAACCATGCACGGAACAAAAACTGCAGTAAAGCTCTTTTTCATTTCTACTCCTTTAAGTATTGGAATCTAAAACCGGAAAAAATTTTATTAACAAAAAACGATAAAATTATTTTTTATAATTTTACCATATTCCGGAATTAATATAATCATTAATTGACAGAGCAGCTTTTTTACCGCCTCCCATTGCAAGAATAACCGTTGCCGCTCCTGAAACAATATCACCGGCCGCAAAGATACCTTTTATATTTGTTTTGCATGTTTCTTCATCAGCCGCTATATTCCCTTTTCTGGTCAGGGCAAGTCCGGGTATTTTATTTAACAGCAACGGATTAGGCCCCTGCCCTATAGCCATTATTACCGCCTGTACTTCCATCTCAAATTCAGAATCCGGAACAGGCACCGGGCTTCTCCTTCCGGAACTGTCAGGTTCTCCGAGTTCCATCCTTATACACCTTATTTTTTCTACAAAACTCTCATTTCCAATTATTTCCACAGGATTTGAAAGTATGTGAAAAATTATTCCTTCCTGTTTTGCATGTTCAATCTCTTCAATTCTTGCAGGCATTTCTTTTTCAGTTCTTCTGTATACAAGATAGACTTTTTCAGCCCCAAGCCTCTTTGCAGTTCTTGCG contains the following coding sequences:
- a CDS encoding efflux RND transporter periplasmic adaptor subunit; the protein is MYKAKHIAGHHEKALRVFYCFLAAILVFTGISLTACSRETVSPETVSVVKSTISQVIDATGNVDSSEYKNLSVPASGRVIKSVKKGDSVKKGEILIEIDDRRTKLLISQTEENIAIAESSLKMAKLNYQSALDANHIAVQLSKDNNDMASQSVKSALTALENANNLGSISIQNAGNSLADAQNSYNQTISQAKTALEQANYQLITAKNNGLTGVALAQYESAVANAQASYNSAVAAAEASINSAASAVSQAEASARSGSESAEEAYRQALISQSATYWNTIASIEQAESQIKAALESINTAEIQVNIAGINLDIAKLDLENTAIKMPFDGIVQNISFTEGEYLSPGISAVTVFSNELEVKTNIEESDISKIKTGQKTEITFDAFPDEVFAGEVKEISRVSNNLAGVITFPVTIEITDEKKDLLMHGISANITIFIREKSDILVVPSISIFEENGKSFVYMYDPSLKEGFTIKEVKTGVSDFENTEIVSGLSEGEEIFLVKPESERTNIFSG
- a CDS encoding adenosylcobinamide-GDP ribazoletransferase translates to MKVFLNALGFLTIFRISEKSYIDEKIFHKILYYFPLVGLIIGLLCSFVFWIAGFIFPGILCIIIAVLAEVFLSGGMHLDGLADTSDGIFSGKKNKEKITEIMKKSDIGAFGVISLVFLFVFKIAIVYIIFIILSRNTESIELLKNTDITGNTGSSIQSYFSSLPSFDVIKLINFTAFFSMMPLLSRWTINFHFARFSGYASSGSLTGIFIGNGNKKAFFATTVYLSVFYILSNAAAGYFLKENFLFNNFSSIIINTSLSVSDSSLLFVLIPVLKSLIIIFMIALFTETAGKFLIKRIGRLSGDAIGAVVEIAEVIYLFFVYILIFIF
- a CDS encoding cob(I)yrinic acid a,c-diamide adenosyltransferase encodes the protein MKKGLITVDLLLQKPDNLAVILTGAYAPAESIKIADTITEMKPVKHAFENGIKARKEFEC
- the cobU gene encoding bifunctional adenosylcobinamide kinase/adenosylcobinamide-phosphate guanylyltransferase; the protein is MGNIFFLLGGARSGKSSYAEKMAQEMSRNVAYLATSEIIDDEMKKRVASHRKRRPSTWKTYEIEKRHPAPEDMKKIFDKILENMHDVVLIDCITILLFRIIHKFKIDESEIVSNKLEKQAEKEVKEFFSIFLEMCRNISEEKNIEFIIVSNEVGMGIVPSYPLGRIFRDIMGMINIMISEISDEIYFFIAGNSIRIK
- a CDS encoding methylated-DNA--[protein]-cysteine S-methyltransferase; amino-acid sequence: MNLNYFDFKTGNENFYCIYKNDSSLPDGDPGKTSICYLGVGKDNFDNYLEKLRKNNDNPVLEYRKNSMISSAVSDFLSGKRKNIDIRTFFLTGTVFEQTVWNKAKEIDYGNKISYKQLSEKVCRQAGKPKSYRAVGNALGKNPLILIVPCHRVIKSNGDIGNFSSGIPLKRKLLDLEAKRDVSP
- the cobT gene encoding nicotinate-nucleotide--dimethylbenzimidazole phosphoribosyltransferase; translated protein: MNSHNSKNEEKLFSQLEENINRVGTLDSGALKQAQEKLDDLTKPRGSLGRLEELARQIAGISGKLVGGFDNKIIFTMAADHGVTDEKISAYPKEVTPQMVKNFLNGKAAINVLANHIGARVMVVDMGVNYDFEEHPFLINKKIGYGTRNMAKGSAMTREEAILSILHGMETYNFASRKKSNHITGTNHITGTDIIGTGDMGIGNTTASSAIAAVLCNADVAEVTGSGTGLDEKGLQNKVNVIKKAIEINKPDPDDALDVLSKVGGFEIGGIAGLIIGASLNRVPVVIDGFISSAGALIALKLCPNSRHFMIASHQSVEKGHTVILSELGIKPLFNLDMRLGEGTGAALGMGFAEASVRIMNEMATFSEARVSGKSE
- the eno gene encoding phosphopyruvate hydratase encodes the protein MSEYTSILDVHAREIIDSRGNPTVEVETVLESGAVGRAAVPSGASTGAFEAVELRDGDNKRYLGKGVLKAVENVNNYIAPELEGYDAIDQRTIDKLMIDLDGTENKARFGANAILGVSLSVAKAAAFSLEMPLYKYIGGVNAHTLPVPMMNILNGGKHADNTVDLQEFMVMPAGAATFSEALRMCAEVFHTLKSVLKKDGLNTAVGDEGGFAPNLKTNEDAIKYILRAIEQAGYAAGKDIFIALDPAATELFKDNKYHLEGEGKILSISEMVDYYASLVEKYPIISIEDGMAEEDWDGWKMITDKIGSKVQLVGDDLFVTNTKRLGKGIKMGVTNSILIKLNQIGTLTETLEAIEMAKRAGYTAVISHRSGETEDTTICDVVVGTNAGQIKTGAPSRTDRVAKYNQLLRIEEELDEEAQYPGIKAFYNIKK
- the glmU gene encoding bifunctional UDP-N-acetylglucosamine diphosphorylase/glucosamine-1-phosphate N-acetyltransferase GlmU, which produces MKACKNLIIVVLAAGKGKRMLSHTPKVLHRILDKPMIHYVLKEACKLNPSRVYVVTGFGHEELEKYLNENFPMAIPVFQEEQLGTGHAVNMVRKYYDSDWDDVMVLPGDSPLIKSKTLEKLIDSQHDKNLSCSLLSSMIEDPYGYGRIVKNEKDEVIRIVEERDACDSEKKICEINSSIYCFKAAALFDYLKKLKTDNSQNEFYLTDIIEEMIKDGHKAAALKAEDALEALGVNDRLALSGVTKIMQRRINEELMKFSGVSMTDPESAYIGDEVVISRDVIIHPNTFIYGKSTIGSGCIIGPSAQLYDCHIGKNTVINSTVLIEAKLGENNNIGPFTYVRPGTVTDDKVKIGGFCEVKKSKIGRSSKIPHLTYIGDAEIGQNVNIGASSVTCNYDSFRKNRTIIGNDVFIGSDTMLVPPVEIGNGAIVAAGSVITENVPEDALAIARSKQVNIEGGAVKFRAKKEKEKNEGACK